The DNA region AAGCATAAAAACCTTGCTTTGAAAAATTCACTGTGGACCTATATTGTCCATGCATAATGAAGGCTGATGCAAACTGATGGGCCATGAAGAGTGAGACAAAACGAGTTCTTTATAACCCTACCATAAACACCACGTTTTTAGGCTGGGATATTCATTtataaaagaacacaaaaaaataaaaagcagttcaGTCAGCACTTTAGATGGCAAGGTTGCTGTTGCCTTCAGCAAAACCAGGATTTCATCCGGATTTGTCTGGATTCAATGTTCTGGACCTCAGTCCCAGCCTGCCAAGCAGCCGGCCATATTACAGGAGAGGACATTAGTGGTCAAGGGGAAGCTGCTGCTCCTGAGGTTGCATGCTTTTGTTCTCTCACCTATCATGCACTACACTCAACTGCAAATACTAGAACAAAAAGCATGTAAAGGTTTTGATAAAAGGTCATGGAAGATCTGTTTGTACTAGTGTTGCTTTAAGTCTTACCTATTTGTAATTTACAGTTGTTCAGGCAGAGAGCGAGAAGAGCCTGTACATCATACTATATTCTGAATTCCTTTTGCCAGTTCAGTCATACTAGATTTAACTCAAATTGGAAATTCtatgtaatttcattttttaattttaaaagctgttgatCTCTCTTTCCCCTTCAGGCATACTCCATGGATCTGAATGGTACATGCACTATTATCTTTTGCAATAAGCAAAACAAACTGGAGTGGTACTGTTATTTTCTTATTCTGGTTTGCCTTTTTACTTTATCAGTGGGATTGCTAGGCAATACACTTGCACTAGGACATTACACATACTGCATGAAGACATGGACTACCAGTACtatatttctatttaatttgGCATTGTGTGACCTTACTTGGATTCTCATGGCACCTTTTTCAGTATATTATAGTCTCCAGAAGTTAGCTGTGTATTCCAGTCAAACATTTTATCAGGTTAGAAAGTTATTTTTCAACATTAATATATATGGAAGCGTCTACTTCCTGACACTCATCAGCTTTGACCGATATGTGGGTGCTGTCCATCCTATCACTTCATTAACATGGTGGGACAAAGGCAAGGCAACGTTTTGCACCATCGCAGTATGGATCTTCATTGTTGTTGAATCGGGGCCTGAGATCTACTATACATTTGCTGCTGGAAGACCCTATGATGATATCATATTCCTGGATAACACTGGAGGACATTTACATTTTGTCGTGCCACTCACGCTCTCCAAGTTTTTATTGAGATTCCTAATTCCCATCACAGTCGTCTTTACATGCTATATGTTGACTCTCAAAGCATTACTACAACTCAGTAAACGTCAGCAAAGAAAGAATAGAATTGTTAGACCTCTGTTACTGATTTCAGTTGCTATGATTGTATTTGCTGTTTCTTTCACTCCTTATCATGTTACAATGTTGGTGATACTAATTTACAGAATAAATTGCCAACTACACTGTGGCAATGTAAGCACAATATTTGCCATTTATAAAGTCACAGAGATCATCTGCAGCATGAATAGTTGCCTTGACCCAATCATTTTTATGGTAGCAAATAAGGCATTCTATCAAAGAATTAAAACTATAAAATGCCATCCTAaatgccagtgctgctgctgtctgaCACAAAGGGTAAGGGACATCAGTCTGACCCCAAGAACAGTGACTTAAGCTCCAGTCTACAAAGACATTTATCTTTCTGCTCATTCAGCTTTGTGTCATCAGACTCATTTAAAACTTGGTCTCCTGTATAGCATGGCAATCTCTTGAATAAGCAAAAGTAGATAGCAATGCAGAATTAAACTTATCGTGCAAgtctactggaaaaaaaacagtagcaaCTCCTGGCTTTCTAGAATTGGCATTTTAAACATTCTTGTCATAAATACACCCGAACTTACTGTGAAACAGCACCTTTTATCTGTATGTACATGTGATGTGGAATGAACAATGAATAAAGGTCCTAGACAGCTGCTTTAACTCTTGGCAAGAAAACTAGCATAAGGTTAAGAACATACAGCGTTGAGGAGCCTTCTTATAGTTTCTGTTCATTATTTTTCTATATGTTTATAAATGCTGTTGCAGTTGGACTGTGTAATTAATAAGAATCGTGATGCTTATGACTGATCTTCTTGAGTATTTGTAGAAATGCTTATTTATAAGTACTACATTTTAATAGTACTGACACTGCCAGTGGAACTTCATTAATGTGGGCAAGTGCAGCAGATttccaaaaacaaacacacacacaaaacagtaACAAACAAACTGCTCAGGACAGTCAGAGCCACAGTGAATCTGTCCAAGAAGCAAATGAACACGAACTGAAGAGCTTTGCTGAAGTCTTCCCCAACACAGTGGTGGTTCCAAACCGATGTGCAACGCTGGGTAATTAAACGCTGGGTAATTCCAGCTGTTACTCCTAAGTGGGCTATGTCAGTCAAGTGTGCCATTCTGCAGTGAGCTCGGTATTCATCACTGCAGAGAAGTGGGCAAAGAAAAGGTCCTGAAATACAGAAGTGGCTGAGCTGCAAAAAGAGTAAGAGTCACTGCTACATAGCCACACTTTTTCTCTTGTGAATTTAGGGTCTTTGCACCACAATTTCAAGACAGCCTAAGGTAATTAGTACAGTGCACTTTAGTAATTAAAAGAGCACAATGTACAGTCACTGAGGAACAGCTATCTTCATGTGTTGTCAAATACACATTCTCTCAATATATTATATAGGCAAAACAGTAATGTTCCATATTCAAGTCCCTTCTGATCTGCTTTCTTGCCAAGTCTCACACAACATATTGTTCATTATTAAAGCCCATATATCAGTAAGCATGTTaactttattttcagaagttaCTAATGACAAGgtaatttttaatacattttgtaaattttcataattttttaaatgttcatagTTTTAATATGATTTTGTCCTTACATGTATCTATGTAAAAATAATTCTGTGATATATTGATATCaaatgtcttctgttgcatgtttcAACTGTATTGAGTAAAAATAGATACAGAATATCTAGAAGATCAACTATTTTTAATTGTCTCTAACTGTGATGTCAAATGAAACAGGTCCTGATAATCTGAAATACTTTAAATATGTTAGGATGTACTACATCTCACAACAAAATTGCTTGTCTATATTGTGGTCAAGGGAGTTATGTACTCCCCTCATGGTAAGTGgtcctctttttcctttgatgACTTCACAATTCtgaattttctcttattttaaaagagaaaaatattgaacTACATATTCGACTTTGTTTTATGCATGAATTGCCTATGACGAACACGACAGATTTATTAACAATGCATTGGGTTCCTTAAAAAGGAGAACTTGTTAGTGCATGAATGGCCACACATTGGCAATTATATACAATAGTATATGCTTACA from Apteryx mantelli isolate bAptMan1 chromosome 1, bAptMan1.hap1, whole genome shotgun sequence includes:
- the LOC136990972 gene encoding P2Y purinoceptor 1-like; amino-acid sequence: MERKRIVWNLDFCNTDDSSIFKPAQLNAYSMDLNGTCTIIFCNKQNKLEWYCYFLILVCLFTLSVGLLGNTLALGHYTYCMKTWTTSTIFLFNLALCDLTWILMAPFSVYYSLQKLAVYSSQTFYQVRKLFFNINIYGSVYFLTLISFDRYVGAVHPITSLTWWDKGKATFCTIAVWIFIVVESGPEIYYTFAAGRPYDDIIFLDNTGGHLHFVVPLTLSKFLLRFLIPITVVFTCYMLTLKALLQLSKRQQRKNRIVRPLLLISVAMIVFAVSFTPYHVTMLVILIYRINCQLHCGNVSTIFAIYKVTEIICSMNSCLDPIIFMVANKAFYQRIKTIKCHPKCQCCCCLTQRVRDISLTPRTVT